One window from the genome of Pyrobaculum ferrireducens encodes:
- a CDS encoding ERCC4 domain-containing protein: MNPVVLVDTREWALEVVRAIKEAGCGVLKTRLEVGDYVAGDFVFERKSVDDFVNSVVEGRLFEQAERLRSSGMRPVVVVEGDLWGELRFRRVSPNAVLGALLALASMGVGLIYTEDRAQTGALVCLAARRESSRRGVKAPVARKRGVDVRSLQIALLASLPGIGPRRAEELLRRYGTPLNALLNYRSWNVDDRSHMAIKRVLETPYGDSSTLDDFLG, from the coding sequence GTGAACCCGGTGGTGCTGGTCGACACGAGAGAGTGGGCTCTGGAGGTGGTTAGGGCCATAAAGGAGGCGGGGTGCGGCGTCTTGAAGACGAGGCTCGAGGTGGGCGACTACGTCGCTGGGGATTTTGTCTTTGAGAGGAAGAGTGTAGACGACTTCGTAAACTCGGTGGTGGAGGGGAGGTTGTTTGAACAGGCGGAGAGACTTAGATCATCCGGCATGAGGCCCGTCGTGGTGGTGGAGGGAGATCTGTGGGGCGAGCTGAGGTTTAGGAGGGTGTCGCCCAACGCGGTTTTGGGGGCTCTGCTGGCCCTGGCGTCTATGGGCGTCGGGCTGATCTACACCGAGGATAGGGCCCAGACGGGGGCTTTGGTGTGTCTCGCCGCTAGGCGCGAGTCGTCTAGGAGGGGGGTCAAGGCCCCGGTGGCTAGGAAGCGCGGGGTCGACGTCAGATCTCTGCAGATTGCCCTTCTGGCCTCGCTCCCCGGCATAGGGCCTAGGCGTGCCGAGGAGTTGCTGAGGCGGTACGGCACGCCGCTCAACGCCCTGCTGAACTACAGATCTTGGAATGTCGACGACAGGAGCCACATGGCCATAAAAAGGGTGCTGGAGACCCCATACGGCGACAGCTCGACTCTCGACGACTTCCTCGGCTAG
- a CDS encoding family 1 glycosylhydrolase: protein MKIGAAISPYQHFGFCRCDMPDEPGAHHLLFYNEDISLAKAVGLEIFRTGVEWAMVEPVEGRYDREALRLFERYLGDVKEAGLETWVTLHHFTNPRWVWRHGGWESRMVAARFLSYVDLVARELGDYIDVAIIFNEPNMYTYLAYGRGDLPPFAFLSIKNMRRAQSVIDHAITEARDVLKSYGVKATFTHSYTKFEARSPVFKAVLHFLNKQNDRYMSMFREMDYAALNFYVVGKYDDFSLRFVLRPGALLEVRPPRPLAVTEFGIATRDEELRYSYLCAMAGIFKEVKPEAAIWWSFLHGYEWGLGYQPFFALIDVKGTRRVPTKLAHVFRETLRNPPACRLENLDLGHEWRWQPL, encoded by the coding sequence GTGAAGATCGGCGCCGCGATTTCGCCTTACCAACACTTCGGCTTCTGTAGGTGCGACATGCCGGACGAGCCGGGGGCTCACCACCTGCTTTTCTACAACGAGGACATAAGCCTGGCCAAGGCTGTTGGGCTTGAGATCTTTAGGACTGGCGTGGAGTGGGCTATGGTGGAGCCCGTGGAGGGGCGCTACGACCGGGAGGCGCTTAGGCTCTTCGAGAGATACCTTGGCGACGTCAAGGAGGCGGGGTTGGAGACCTGGGTCACCCTACACCACTTCACCAACCCCCGCTGGGTGTGGAGACACGGGGGGTGGGAGAGCCGGATGGTCGCGGCGAGGTTCCTCTCATATGTAGACCTCGTGGCTAGGGAGCTGGGGGACTACATAGACGTCGCCATTATCTTTAACGAGCCGAATATGTACACCTACCTGGCGTACGGAAGGGGCGACCTGCCCCCATTCGCCTTCCTCTCTATTAAAAACATGAGAAGAGCCCAGTCGGTGATTGACCACGCCATCACAGAGGCGCGGGACGTGTTGAAGAGCTACGGCGTCAAAGCCACCTTCACCCACTCATACACTAAATTCGAGGCGAGGAGCCCCGTCTTCAAGGCGGTGCTGCACTTCCTAAACAAGCAGAACGACAGGTATATGAGTATGTTTCGGGAGATGGACTACGCCGCCCTCAACTTCTACGTGGTGGGGAAATACGACGACTTCTCGCTGAGGTTCGTGCTGAGGCCCGGGGCTCTTCTGGAGGTAAGGCCGCCCCGGCCCCTCGCCGTGACGGAGTTCGGCATAGCCACAAGAGACGAGGAGCTGAGGTACAGCTACCTATGCGCCATGGCCGGCATATTCAAAGAGGTGAAACCGGAGGCCGCGATATGGTGGAGCTTTCTACACGGCTACGAGTGGGGCCTGGGGTATCAGCCCTTCTTCGCGCTCATAGACGTCAAGGGGACACGCAGAGTGCCTACAAAACTCGCCCACGTATTTAGAGAGACGTTGAGAAACCCCCCCGCCTGTAGGCTGGAGAATCTCGACCTTGGCCATGAGTGGCGCTGGCAACCGCTCTAG
- a CDS encoding universal stress protein, whose translation MGDEPFYELAYKFRRILVPISPMSPARLRELLNVAVDFGERYGAEIVFLYVAPTEGDASEELKKTVDDFVGKRGVRYHFKTRKMGEGETVASEIVKELSENTYDMVILLSRGYYGASALLYNSTSIAVALAANTSVLILR comes from the coding sequence ATGGGTGACGAGCCCTTCTACGAGCTGGCTTACAAATTCAGGAGAATTCTAGTCCCCATCTCGCCGATGAGCCCCGCGAGGCTTAGAGAGTTGCTGAATGTGGCCGTGGACTTCGGCGAGAGATACGGCGCGGAGATAGTCTTCCTATACGTGGCCCCCACGGAGGGGGATGCTTCAGAGGAGCTGAAAAAGACCGTGGATGATTTCGTGGGGAAGCGGGGGGTGAGGTACCACTTCAAGACTAGGAAGATGGGGGAGGGCGAGACCGTTGCCTCGGAAATAGTCAAAGAGCTGTCTGAAAACACCTACGACATGGTAATCCTCCTCTCACGCGGCTACTACGGGGCCTCCGCCCTGCTGTACAACAGCACATCCATAGCAGTGGCGCTGGCGGCCAACACCTCAGTCTTGATACTGCGATAG
- a CDS encoding type II glyceraldehyde-3-phosphate dehydrogenase translates to MKVGIVGYGTIGKRIADAVAAQDDMKISGVLKVTPDYEAKVALERGFRVYTLPDRLDKFRKAGIEPAGTIEDLIKASDVIIDASPEDVGRDNKEKYYSRFDKPVVFQGGEDADVAEVSFNALANYEEARGRRYVRVVSCNTTGITRVLTSLMLNGIGIKKARIFIARRGADPKEHKKGPINDVVPNPASVPSHHGPDVQTILRNVDIVTMAVAVPVTIMHMHMAYVELDGGYTRDAVLEAFAKTPRLFLADVGAGLLSLAQIIEYARDLGRPRGDFPEVAIFRDSVTVRGGELYLMYGVHQESIVVPENIDVIRAIFGVMPKWPSIEKTDKTLKLITEGKRYG, encoded by the coding sequence ATGAAAGTGGGAATAGTTGGCTACGGGACGATAGGCAAGCGCATTGCCGACGCAGTGGCGGCGCAGGACGACATGAAGATCTCCGGAGTCCTGAAGGTGACGCCGGACTACGAGGCGAAGGTGGCGCTGGAGAGAGGCTTCAGGGTGTACACTCTGCCGGATAGGCTGGACAAGTTTAGAAAAGCCGGCATCGAGCCGGCGGGTACGATAGAAGATTTGATAAAAGCCTCAGACGTCATAATAGACGCCTCCCCCGAGGACGTCGGCAGAGACAACAAGGAGAAGTACTACAGCAGGTTTGACAAGCCCGTGGTTTTTCAAGGTGGGGAGGACGCCGACGTGGCTGAGGTGAGCTTCAACGCCCTCGCCAACTACGAAGAGGCGAGGGGCAGGCGCTACGTGAGGGTGGTGAGTTGCAACACCACGGGCATTACGAGAGTTCTCACGTCGCTGATGCTAAACGGCATAGGGATCAAAAAGGCGAGGATATTCATCGCGAGGCGCGGCGCCGACCCCAAGGAGCACAAGAAGGGGCCTATCAACGACGTCGTCCCAAACCCGGCGAGCGTCCCCAGCCACCACGGCCCCGACGTCCAGACGATCCTGCGGAACGTAGACATCGTAACCATGGCTGTCGCGGTGCCAGTAACGATTATGCACATGCACATGGCGTACGTCGAGCTAGACGGGGGCTACACCAGAGACGCGGTGCTCGAGGCCTTTGCAAAGACGCCGCGGCTCTTCCTAGCCGACGTGGGCGCCGGCTTACTAAGCCTCGCGCAGATCATAGAGTATGCCAGAGACCTCGGCAGACCCAGGGGCGACTTTCCAGAGGTTGCCATATTCAGAGACTCCGTGACGGTCAGAGGCGGGGAGCTGTACCTAATGTACGGCGTCCACCAAGAGTCCATCGTCGTGCCGGAAAACATAGACGTGATAAGAGCTATATTCGGCGTCATGCCCAAGTGGCCCTCCATAGAAAAAACAGACAAAACACTTAAACTGATAACAGAGGGGAAGAGATATGGGTGA
- a CDS encoding phosphoglycerate kinase produces MLLNEIVDQIPNINKCLHRGKTLIIRIDINSPIVNGKIVDDFRIRMHAYTLRVASEAGTKVVVLAHQGRPGQDDFTSLDLHKPYIEKYLEKPIKFVDDVIGPEARRQIRELREGEILLLENVRVLAEEVIEKVPEAQADTFLVRKLAPLADYFVFDGFAVAHRSQPSVVGFPMVLPSCAGPVFERELRALGAVFEKKGRGVVLMAGGAKIPDTLKAVEQLLKNGFVEKVAVGGLVGFVFAVAKHGVLNTALKQVVEQGGYLPYIDKAKQLLAKYGGQIHTPVDFAVNQNGRMDMDVYSLAQSPLDIGRLTILAFKELVDQSELVIFSGPMGYIEDERFAAGTMELLKAAARRKLILGGGHTIMAAEKAGVLDKAFHVSTGGRAFIQTIGGEEMPAVKALLTSARKFKL; encoded by the coding sequence ATGTTGCTTAATGAAATAGTAGATCAGATTCCAAATATAAACAAATGCCTACATAGAGGAAAAACTCTAATTATTAGAATTGACATAAATTCGCCTATTGTAAATGGAAAGATAGTAGATGATTTCAGAATACGTATGCACGCCTACACACTACGCGTCGCCTCCGAGGCCGGGACAAAGGTGGTCGTCCTGGCGCACCAGGGCAGGCCCGGCCAAGACGACTTCACATCTCTAGACCTCCACAAACCCTACATAGAGAAGTACTTAGAAAAGCCGATAAAATTCGTCGACGACGTCATTGGGCCAGAGGCGAGGAGGCAGATACGGGAGCTCAGGGAGGGCGAGATACTGCTACTGGAGAACGTCCGCGTGCTGGCTGAGGAGGTTATTGAAAAAGTCCCCGAGGCCCAGGCCGACACGTTTCTAGTGCGGAAGCTGGCCCCCCTCGCAGACTACTTCGTCTTTGACGGCTTCGCCGTGGCCCACAGATCGCAACCAAGCGTCGTGGGGTTCCCCATGGTGTTGCCCTCATGCGCCGGCCCCGTATTCGAGCGGGAGCTCAGAGCGCTGGGGGCTGTGTTCGAGAAGAAGGGCCGGGGCGTCGTGTTGATGGCCGGCGGGGCCAAGATACCAGACACGTTGAAGGCTGTGGAGCAGTTGTTGAAAAACGGCTTCGTGGAGAAGGTGGCTGTCGGGGGCCTTGTGGGCTTTGTCTTCGCCGTGGCTAAACACGGCGTGTTAAACACGGCGCTTAAGCAGGTGGTGGAGCAAGGCGGCTACCTCCCGTACATAGACAAGGCGAAGCAGTTGCTGGCAAAATACGGCGGGCAGATACACACGCCCGTCGACTTCGCCGTGAACCAAAACGGCAGGATGGACATGGACGTCTACTCGCTAGCCCAGTCGCCGCTCGACATAGGAAGGCTGACGATCCTAGCCTTTAAAGAGCTCGTCGACCAAAGCGAGTTGGTAATATTCAGCGGCCCGATGGGGTATATAGAAGATGAGAGATTTGCAGCGGGCACAATGGAGCTGTTAAAGGCGGCGGCCCGTAGAAAGCTCATTCTAGGGGGCGGCCACACAATAATGGCCGCGGAGAAGGCCGGGGTGCTGGACAAAGCCTTCCACGTATCCACAGGAGGCAGAGCATTCATACAGACCATAGGCGGAGAGGAGATGCCTGCGGTGAAGGCACTTTTAACATCCGCCAGGAAGTTCAAACTATGA
- a CDS encoding nucleotidyltransferase — MRLDKYKTALKRVAKSLNEKGVEHVLIGSAILPFLYNIDYDPRDLDIFVINKSTVLDNELFEEIAEENDWDMGTSDHGTIYYELIVGGETVRVDLLENILDIYIPPELLADLREVDVDGIRVRAIGLEQLLVLKAKIATKEAEDFINEVARYVLERGIKLDYDKIRKYAGAYPEDAEGILKRLRRNGIYVE; from the coding sequence ATGCGTCTTGACAAATACAAAACCGCGCTGAAAAGGGTGGCGAAGAGTCTGAATGAGAAAGGCGTCGAGCATGTGCTGATCGGAAGCGCAATCTTGCCATTTCTCTATAATATAGACTACGACCCCAGGGACTTGGATATTTTTGTAATTAACAAATCCACAGTGTTGGATAACGAGCTGTTTGAAGAAATTGCCGAGGAAAACGACTGGGATATGGGCACCTCTGACCACGGCACTATATACTACGAGTTGATAGTGGGTGGGGAGACCGTAAGGGTAGATCTGCTGGAGAATATCCTAGACATATATATACCGCCGGAGCTTTTGGCAGATCTCAGAGAGGTCGATGTCGACGGCATCAGGGTTAGGGCTATCGGGCTGGAGCAACTCCTCGTCTTGAAGGCCAAGATAGCGACTAAGGAGGCTGAGGATTTCATAAACGAGGTGGCTAGGTACGTGCTGGAGCGCGGCATCAAGCTCGACTACGACAAGATAAGGAAATACGCCGGTGCGTATCCTGAAGACGCCGAAGGTATTTTGAAGAGGCTTAGGAGAAACGGGATCTACGTAGAATAA
- a CDS encoding threonine--tRNA ligase: protein MRVLYIHAERFSWEPREPALDIRDEPSSGAASNALVVFVSVERGDTADEGFLKAVAGDVVDMARRVKAASVVIYPYAHLSSDLARPYVAREVLDKLYEAVKSQFGDGVYKAPFGYYKAFELKCLGHPLSELSRSFKPGESRSENKAEEKRDYYVIITPAGEEHDPAKFDYSGYGDLKALVEKEVFKKELGGGEPRYLDYLRKFGFEWETMSDAGHMRYAPEATIMMELVEDYAYIVAKSLGIPVFKIRGTNMFKLSERAIESHARLFGERLYIVESDTDLILRYAACFQQFAMAKDWVISYRHLPFGMLEIADSYRHEQPGETVLLFRLRRFYMPDLHIFTKDLGEAIEVTYKLHEAIFREIGKLGRTYVSLYNVTEDFYKTHRSYLAELARREGKPILVRVLPGQRYYWVLNVEFHIVDELGRPREIATFQIDVGNAQRFGIKYVDENNQVRHPVIIHTAILGSVERYLYAVFDTMALAERQGRSPRLPTWLSPVQVRVIPVSRENLKYAMAVADYLEAEGIRVDVDDREETLSKRIRDAETSWVPYIAVVGAREEAEGVLAVRERGGGQYKAKPEELAAKIKEELRGYPQRPLYMPRLLSQRPSR from the coding sequence ATGAGAGTTCTCTACATACACGCCGAGCGTTTTAGCTGGGAGCCTAGAGAACCGGCTCTCGACATCAGAGACGAGCCGTCTTCCGGAGCCGCCTCTAACGCCTTGGTGGTCTTCGTCTCGGTGGAGAGGGGCGACACCGCAGACGAGGGTTTTCTAAAGGCCGTGGCGGGCGACGTGGTGGACATGGCGAGGAGGGTCAAGGCGGCCTCGGTGGTTATATACCCCTACGCCCACCTCTCCAGCGACTTAGCTAGGCCTTACGTGGCGAGGGAGGTGCTAGATAAGCTGTATGAAGCGGTAAAGTCACAGTTCGGCGACGGGGTCTACAAGGCGCCCTTTGGCTACTACAAAGCCTTCGAGCTGAAGTGCCTCGGCCACCCGCTTTCGGAGCTCAGCCGGAGTTTTAAGCCTGGCGAGTCTAGGAGCGAGAATAAGGCGGAGGAGAAGAGGGACTACTACGTAATCATCACGCCGGCGGGGGAGGAGCACGACCCCGCCAAGTTCGACTACAGCGGCTACGGCGATTTAAAAGCTTTGGTGGAGAAGGAGGTTTTTAAGAAAGAGCTGGGCGGGGGGGAGCCCAGGTACCTGGACTACCTCAGGAAATTCGGCTTTGAGTGGGAGACTATGTCAGACGCCGGCCATATGCGCTACGCGCCGGAGGCCACCATCATGATGGAGCTGGTTGAGGACTACGCCTACATAGTGGCCAAGTCGCTGGGGATCCCGGTGTTTAAGATCAGAGGCACCAACATGTTTAAACTCTCGGAGCGCGCCATTGAGTCCCACGCGAGGCTCTTCGGCGAGAGGCTCTACATCGTGGAGTCCGACACAGATTTGATACTTAGATACGCCGCCTGCTTCCAGCAGTTCGCCATGGCGAAGGACTGGGTCATAAGCTACAGACACCTCCCCTTCGGGATGTTGGAAATAGCCGACTCCTACCGCCACGAGCAACCCGGCGAGACGGTGCTCCTGTTTAGACTTAGGCGTTTCTACATGCCCGACCTCCACATATTTACAAAAGACCTGGGAGAGGCTATTGAGGTCACCTACAAACTCCACGAGGCTATATTTAGAGAAATTGGGAAGCTGGGGAGGACCTACGTCTCTCTATACAACGTCACAGAGGACTTCTACAAGACCCACAGGAGCTACCTAGCCGAGCTGGCCAGGAGGGAGGGCAAGCCCATTTTGGTGAGGGTCCTCCCCGGGCAGAGGTACTATTGGGTGCTCAACGTGGAGTTCCACATAGTGGACGAGCTGGGGCGGCCTAGGGAAATCGCCACTTTTCAAATAGACGTGGGCAACGCCCAGCGCTTCGGCATTAAGTACGTAGATGAAAACAACCAGGTGAGGCACCCCGTCATTATCCACACAGCCATCTTAGGCAGTGTGGAGAGGTACCTCTACGCGGTGTTCGACACCATGGCCCTGGCGGAGAGGCAGGGCAGGTCTCCGAGGCTACCCACGTGGCTCTCGCCGGTGCAGGTACGCGTAATCCCCGTCTCTAGAGAGAACTTGAAATACGCCATGGCCGTTGCCGACTACCTAGAGGCCGAGGGCATCCGCGTCGACGTCGACGACAGGGAGGAGACTTTGTCGAAGAGGATTAGAGACGCCGAGACCAGCTGGGTGCCCTACATCGCCGTAGTCGGGGCCAGGGAGGAGGCCGAGGGGGTCTTGGCTGTTAGGGAGAGGGGCGGGGGGCAGTACAAGGCGAAGCCGGAGGAGCTTGCGGCGAAGATCAAGGAGGAGCTTAGGGGCTATCCACAGAGGCCTCTCTACATGCCGAGGCTCCTAAGCCAGAGGCCGTCGCGGTAG
- the speD gene encoding adenosylmethionine decarboxylase, with protein MQATTQAQTKTPVVGKHVYGELYGVDEGLLRDEDRLRRVVIEAAHIANMHLVEVNSWRFKGGDKEGVSVIALVLESHIAIHTWPTYGFATVDVYTCGEHSDPMAAFRYIVSQLSPKRFTVNYSDRSYK; from the coding sequence ATGCAAGCAACAACCCAAGCCCAGACGAAAACCCCCGTGGTGGGTAAGCACGTCTACGGCGAGCTATACGGCGTCGACGAGGGGTTGCTCCGAGACGAAGACCGACTCCGAAGGGTCGTTATAGAGGCCGCCCATATAGCCAACATGCACCTGGTGGAGGTAAACTCGTGGAGGTTTAAAGGCGGCGACAAGGAGGGGGTTTCCGTAATCGCGCTCGTGCTGGAGAGCCACATTGCGATCCACACCTGGCCAACCTACGGATTTGCTACTGTAGACGTCTATACATGCGGCGAACACTCCGACCCGATGGCAGCCTTTAGATACATAGTATCGCAACTATCCCCCAAGCGGTTCACCGTCAACTACTCGGACCGTTCATATAAGTAA
- a CDS encoding NUDIX hydrolase: MNGPGGPQKRLDRRPPHVVASHLFLVEDGRILFLKRRNTGYFDGYYSVPAGHVEEGETAVQAVIREAREELGITLRSVEFAYVMHRFEGHYRVDFFFKALEYKGVPTNAEPEKAEHLAYFKLDSLPGNVVPYVKKAVADYFLHGRTYGEFFL, encoded by the coding sequence ATGAATGGCCCGGGCGGGCCCCAGAAGCGCTTGGATAGGCGTCCGCCTCATGTAGTTGCTTCTCACCTTTTCTTAGTGGAAGACGGGAGGATTCTTTTCCTAAAGCGTAGGAACACCGGCTATTTTGACGGATACTACAGCGTGCCTGCTGGACATGTCGAGGAGGGCGAGACCGCGGTTCAAGCGGTTATCCGCGAGGCGCGTGAAGAGCTGGGGATAACGCTTAGGTCTGTGGAGTTTGCATACGTCATGCATAGGTTCGAGGGCCACTACCGCGTCGACTTCTTCTTCAAGGCGCTGGAGTATAAGGGCGTGCCTACAAACGCAGAGCCGGAGAAGGCGGAGCACCTCGCCTACTTTAAACTGGACTCGCTCCCAGGTAACGTAGTGCCTTATGTTAAAAAAGCGGTGGCCGACTACTTCCTACATGGCAGGACCTACGGCGAGTTTTTCCTATAA
- a CDS encoding molybdopterin-guanine dinucleotide biosynthesis protein B encodes MTCVIQLTGGKDVGKTALAEKIIAKLKEEGYTVAAIKISHHDPEPPTKDTHRLRRAGADKVLFYNGEIYVLYTRSIDCRDVDADYVVVEGLRDKKVGYKIHIGPDPPPDADVVIEGPEGEVEVRCVEEDICKVLAVVATYRGRKVAD; translated from the coding sequence ATGACCTGCGTCATACAGCTCACCGGGGGCAAAGACGTGGGCAAGACGGCGCTGGCTGAGAAAATAATTGCAAAGTTAAAAGAGGAGGGATACACCGTGGCCGCCATAAAGATAAGCCACCACGACCCCGAGCCCCCCACCAAAGACACGCACAGGCTGAGGAGGGCCGGGGCGGACAAGGTCTTGTTCTACAACGGCGAGATATATGTACTCTACACCCGCTCTATAGACTGCAGAGATGTAGACGCTGATTATGTGGTGGTGGAGGGACTCCGCGACAAAAAAGTCGGCTACAAAATCCACATAGGCCCAGATCCGCCCCCCGACGCCGACGTAGTTATTGAAGGCCCAGAAGGAGAGGTCGAGGTTAGGTGTGTAGAGGAGGACATCTGCAAAGTCCTCGCAGTAGTAGCGACATACAGAGGCAGGAAGGTCGCAGACTAA
- a CDS encoding PadR family transcriptional regulator — protein sequence MRAYQRFKRCIGQGNLWLYVVSTLDKRGPLHGYAIIQELRRLGFNISAVYGYVLIKRMVADGVLVEVEREGRKLYAPSEEAREKLKHVVDDLRNLLQLLT from the coding sequence ATGAGGGCATACCAGCGGTTTAAACGTTGCATAGGCCAGGGCAACCTCTGGCTATATGTAGTGAGTACACTTGACAAGAGGGGGCCGCTACATGGATACGCAATAATACAGGAGCTGAGGAGGCTCGGCTTCAACATCAGCGCCGTATATGGCTACGTCCTCATTAAGCGGATGGTCGCCGACGGCGTCCTGGTGGAGGTGGAGAGGGAAGGGAGGAAGCTATACGCCCCCTCGGAAGAGGCGAGAGAGAAGTTAAAACACGTCGTAGATGACCTCCGCAACTTGTTACAACTCCTCACATGA
- a CDS encoding inositol-3-phosphate synthase, whose translation MPIRVGIVGVGNCASALVQGIEMYKRNREVEPIVAFRDVGGYTPHDIVFTSAFEVDARKVGLDLAEAIFQPPNNATVVYKPPKLGVVVRPGPALDGVPAGGLVPKIVEGTVEDVVRELNSTNTEVLVNYLPTGAQKAAEAYAEAALRAGAAFVNAMPASIATSEYWQRKFAERGVPLLGDDTQNQIGATVLHKTLVRLLALRGVRIRHTYQINVGGTPDFVNLMYRRGDKEKTKTAAVKMMALGQEFDAYISPVAHIGFLGDRKIAHTLIEAEIFGGLQIRIEATLDVHDAWNSAAVVTDSVRLAKLALDRGVGGPLISASAWGFKNPPVHMSPDEAYRAVLEFIEGRRDR comes from the coding sequence ATGCCCATCAGAGTTGGTATAGTGGGCGTCGGCAACTGCGCCTCCGCCCTAGTCCAAGGCATAGAGATGTACAAGAGAAATAGGGAGGTGGAGCCCATAGTGGCGTTTAGAGACGTCGGGGGCTACACGCCCCATGATATAGTCTTCACCTCAGCCTTTGAGGTAGACGCGAGGAAGGTGGGGCTGGATCTGGCGGAGGCCATATTCCAGCCGCCTAACAACGCCACTGTGGTCTATAAACCTCCGAAGCTCGGCGTAGTGGTGAGGCCGGGTCCTGCGCTCGACGGCGTGCCGGCGGGCGGCCTCGTGCCGAAGATAGTGGAGGGCACCGTCGAGGACGTGGTTAGGGAGCTGAACTCGACAAATACGGAGGTTTTGGTTAACTACCTGCCCACTGGGGCTCAGAAGGCGGCTGAGGCCTATGCAGAAGCGGCGCTTAGGGCGGGCGCCGCCTTTGTAAACGCCATGCCTGCGTCGATAGCGACGAGTGAGTACTGGCAGAGGAAATTCGCCGAGAGGGGGGTGCCCCTCCTCGGAGACGACACCCAGAACCAGATAGGGGCGACCGTCCTGCATAAAACTTTGGTGAGGTTGCTGGCGCTTAGGGGGGTCAGGATTAGGCATACCTACCAGATAAATGTAGGCGGCACCCCGGATTTCGTGAACTTGATGTATAGGCGGGGGGATAAGGAGAAGACGAAGACCGCCGCGGTGAAGATGATGGCCCTCGGCCAGGAGTTCGACGCCTACATCTCGCCGGTGGCCCACATCGGCTTCCTTGGCGATAGAAAAATAGCGCATACCTTGATAGAGGCGGAGATATTCGGCGGCCTCCAGATAAGGATAGAGGCCACCCTAGACGTACACGACGCGTGGAACAGCGCCGCGGTTGTCACCGACTCGGTGAGGCTGGCGAAGCTAGCGCTGGACAGAGGAGTCGGCGGCCCGCTGATAAGCGCATCTGCCTGGGGCTTCAAAAACCCGCCGGTGCACATGAGCCCAGACGAGGCCTACAGAGCTGTGCTGGAGTTTATAGAGGGGAGGCGCGATAGATGA